One window of Vespa velutina chromosome 2, iVesVel2.1, whole genome shotgun sequence genomic DNA carries:
- the LOC124957950 gene encoding DNA helicase MCM9-like isoform X5: MRTKKIYFRPRIMNKRFTKFLKTKGTLKEPLAMLQDYLINHYSSRLEQILNAVEEYAHYPIYVNFVSLFEADPEIAQKILRYPRYYLPLCDEAAIEAQEKIAKAQQVVKKLVHIRITAVPITMQHGQIGELVCTSGITVRTSQPSIIKLKKKFKCKKCQYVSIIKFEWERHMFQSIKECQACHAKKIETLTNLEPDDCSDYQEIKIQEQNQKDTNKSYMVGLQIILLDDLVDKCRPGDSLEISGVVVRKWGTLSAGRQAEATTLMIANSISIRRKITDITFSNQEMQDIFKSYWQQHENDPLVGRDNILASICPQLYGMYTVKLALAVVLAGGVSKTNESGTRVRGEPHLLMIGDPGTGKSQLLRTASRLSTTSVLTTGIGTTAAGLTAAAVKDTDGWHLEGGALVLADGGVCCIDEFNTMSSHDRACVHEAMEQQTISIAKAGLVSTLNSRCTVIAAINPDGGQFVDGEEWKTRLGNPLLSRFDLILLLKDNKNPEWDKMTSDHILKAAYEFNDTEAQTDTMQHIDSVKLEGLWTEESLREYLAHIESRKKSGTNYRTTFR; the protein is encoded by the exons aacCCTTAGCAATGTTGcaagattatttaataaaccaTTATTCATCTCGATTagaacaaatattaaatgcTGTGGAAGAATATGCGCATTATCCGATTTATGTGAA TTTTGTATCTTTATTTGAAGCTGATCCTGAAATTGCACAAAAAATCTTGCGCTATCCTAGATATTATTTACCTTTATGTGATGAAGCAGCAATTGAAGCTCAAGAAAAAATAGCCAAAGCACAACAAGTTGTAAAGAAATTG GTTCATATCAGAATTACTGCTGTTCCTATAACAATGCAACACGGACAGATTGGTGAACTAGTTTGTACAAGTGGAATCACAGTTAGAACGTCTCAACCTTCTATcataaaacttaaaaaaaaattcaaatgtaaaaagtgtcaatatgtatctataatcAAG ttTGAATGGGAACGACATATGTTTCAAAGTATTAAGGAATGTCAAGCATGTCATGCGAAGAAGATAGAAACTTTGACAAATTTAGAACCAGATGATTGTTCTGATTAtcaggaaataaaaattcaa gaACAAAATCAAAAGGATACAAACAAGTCTTATATGGTTGGactacaaataattttattggatGATTTAGTTGATAAATGCAGGCCAGGAGATAGTTTAGAGAttag TGGAGTAGTTGTACGTAAATGGGGAACTTTATCAGCTGGACGGCAGGCAGAAGCAACAACACTAATGATAGCGAATAGTATTTCAATACGTCGTAAAATAACTGACATTACATTTTCCAATCAAGAAATGCAAGacatttttaaaagttattgGCAGCAACATGAAAATGATCCTTTGGTTGGAAGAGATAATATACTTGCATCAATTTGTCCTCAA CTATATGGAATGTATACAGTAAAATTAGCATTAGCTGTTGTTTTAGCTGGTGGTGTATCAAAAACAAATGAATCAG gTACACGTGTCAGAGGTGAGCCACATCTTCTTATGATTGGTGATCCCGGAACTGGGAAGTCTCAATTACTTCGTACTGCCTCTAGATTATCAACAACATCTGTTCTTACAACTGGTATTGGCACAACTGCAGCTGGTCTTACAGCTGCTGCTGTCAAA gaTACAGATGGTTGGCATTTAGAAGGTGGTGCTTTGGTATTAGCTGATGGAGGTGTTTGTTGCATTGATGAATTTAATACAATGAGTTCTCATGACAGAGCATGTGTGCATGAAGCTATGGAACAACAAACAATATCAATTGCCAAAGCAGGTTTAGTGAGTACTCTAAATTCTCGATGTACAGTTATTGCTGCTATTAATCCAGATGGAGGACAATTTGTAGATGGTGAAGAATGGAAAACACGTTTGGGAAATCCCCTTTTATCACGATTTGACCTAATCCTTCTTCTCAAAGACAATAAAAATCCAGAATGGGATAAAATGACATCTGATCATATTTTAAAAGCGGCTTATGAATTTAATGATACAGAAGCtcaaac agATACAATGCAACATATAGATTCTGTAAAATTAGAAGGATTATGGACGGAAGAAAGTTTACGCGAGTATTTAgcacat ATCGAATCCAGAAAGAAGAGCGGAACGAACTACCGTACGACTTTTAGATAG
- the LOC124957950 gene encoding DNA helicase MCM9-like isoform X1 yields MRTKKIYFRPRIMNKRFTKFLKTKGTLKEPLAMLQDYLINHYSSRLEQILNAVEEYAHYPIYVNFVSLFEADPEIAQKILRYPRYYLPLCDEAAIEAQEKIAKAQQVVKKLVHIRITAVPITMQHGQIGELVCTSGITVRTSQPSIIKLKKKFKCKKCQYVSIIKFEWERHMFQSIKECQACHAKKIETLTNLEPDDCSDYQEIKIQEQNQKDTNKSYMVGLQIILLDDLVDKCRPGDSLEISGVVVRKWGTLSAGRQAEATTLMIANSISIRRKITDITFSNQEMQDIFKSYWQQHENDPLVGRDNILASICPQLYGMYTVKLALAVVLAGGVSKTNESGTRVRGEPHLLMIGDPGTGKSQLLRTASRLSTTSVLTTGIGTTAAGLTAAAVKDTDGWHLEGGALVLADGGVCCIDEFNTMSSHDRACVHEAMEQQTISIAKAGLVSTLNSRCTVIAAINPDGGQFVDGEEWKTRLGNPLLSRFDLILLLKDNKNPEWDKMTSDHILKAAYEFNDTEAQTDTMQHIDSVKLEGLWTEESLREYLAHVHTLKPILTLEAEKVLSATYLYHRSNPERRAERTTVRLLDSLIRLAEGHARLMCRSEVQLMDAIIAADLTGILRSNMGIGCPFPTNPKYTYHCRGKEILKTLDLQILKSFL; encoded by the exons aacCCTTAGCAATGTTGcaagattatttaataaaccaTTATTCATCTCGATTagaacaaatattaaatgcTGTGGAAGAATATGCGCATTATCCGATTTATGTGAA TTTTGTATCTTTATTTGAAGCTGATCCTGAAATTGCACAAAAAATCTTGCGCTATCCTAGATATTATTTACCTTTATGTGATGAAGCAGCAATTGAAGCTCAAGAAAAAATAGCCAAAGCACAACAAGTTGTAAAGAAATTG GTTCATATCAGAATTACTGCTGTTCCTATAACAATGCAACACGGACAGATTGGTGAACTAGTTTGTACAAGTGGAATCACAGTTAGAACGTCTCAACCTTCTATcataaaacttaaaaaaaaattcaaatgtaaaaagtgtcaatatgtatctataatcAAG ttTGAATGGGAACGACATATGTTTCAAAGTATTAAGGAATGTCAAGCATGTCATGCGAAGAAGATAGAAACTTTGACAAATTTAGAACCAGATGATTGTTCTGATTAtcaggaaataaaaattcaa gaACAAAATCAAAAGGATACAAACAAGTCTTATATGGTTGGactacaaataattttattggatGATTTAGTTGATAAATGCAGGCCAGGAGATAGTTTAGAGAttag TGGAGTAGTTGTACGTAAATGGGGAACTTTATCAGCTGGACGGCAGGCAGAAGCAACAACACTAATGATAGCGAATAGTATTTCAATACGTCGTAAAATAACTGACATTACATTTTCCAATCAAGAAATGCAAGacatttttaaaagttattgGCAGCAACATGAAAATGATCCTTTGGTTGGAAGAGATAATATACTTGCATCAATTTGTCCTCAA CTATATGGAATGTATACAGTAAAATTAGCATTAGCTGTTGTTTTAGCTGGTGGTGTATCAAAAACAAATGAATCAG gTACACGTGTCAGAGGTGAGCCACATCTTCTTATGATTGGTGATCCCGGAACTGGGAAGTCTCAATTACTTCGTACTGCCTCTAGATTATCAACAACATCTGTTCTTACAACTGGTATTGGCACAACTGCAGCTGGTCTTACAGCTGCTGCTGTCAAA gaTACAGATGGTTGGCATTTAGAAGGTGGTGCTTTGGTATTAGCTGATGGAGGTGTTTGTTGCATTGATGAATTTAATACAATGAGTTCTCATGACAGAGCATGTGTGCATGAAGCTATGGAACAACAAACAATATCAATTGCCAAAGCAGGTTTAGTGAGTACTCTAAATTCTCGATGTACAGTTATTGCTGCTATTAATCCAGATGGAGGACAATTTGTAGATGGTGAAGAATGGAAAACACGTTTGGGAAATCCCCTTTTATCACGATTTGACCTAATCCTTCTTCTCAAAGACAATAAAAATCCAGAATGGGATAAAATGACATCTGATCATATTTTAAAAGCGGCTTATGAATTTAATGATACAGAAGCtcaaac agATACAATGCAACATATAGATTCTGTAAAATTAGAAGGATTATGGACGGAAGAAAGTTTACGCGAGTATTTAgcacatgtacatacattgaaACCAATTCTTACACTAGAAGCAGAAAAAGTTCTTAGTGCAACTTATCTTTACCATAGATCGAATCCAGAAAGAAGAGCGGAACGAACTACCGTACGACTTTTAGATAGCTTGATCAG ATTAGCTGAAGGTCATGCAAGATTAATGTGTAGATCAGAGGTACAACTTATGGATGCTATAATTGCAGCAGATTTAACTGGTATTCTTAGAAGTAATATGGGAATTGGATGCCCTTTTCCTACTAATCCAAAATACACATATCATTGCAGAg GAAAGGAGATATTGAAAACTCTTGATTTGCAAATACTAAAATCATTCCTATAA
- the LOC124957950 gene encoding DNA helicase MCM9-like isoform X3: MRTKKIYFRPRIMNKRFTKFLKTKGTLKEPLAMLQDYLINHYSSRLEQILNAVEEYAHYPIYVNFVSLFEADPEIAQKILRYPRYYLPLCDEAAIEAQEKIAKAQQVVKKLVHIRITAVPITMQHGQIGELVCTSGITVRTSQPSIIKLKKKFKCKKCQYVSIIKFEWERHMFQSIKECQACHAKKIETLTNLEPDDCSDYQEIKIQEQNQKDTNKSYMVGLQIILLDDLVDKCRPGDSLEISGVVVRKWGTLSAGRQAEATTLMIANSISIRRKITDITFSNQEMQDIFKSYWQQHENDPLVGRDNILASICPQLYGMYTVKLALAVVLAGGVSKTNESGTRVRGEPHLLMIGDPGTGKSQLLRTASRLSTTSVLTTGIGTTAAGLTAAAVKDTDGWHLEGGALVLADGGVCCIDEFNTMSSHDRACVHEAMEQQTISIAKAGLVSTLNSRCTVIAAINPDGGQFVDGEEWKTRLGNPLLSRFDLILLLKDNKNPEWDKMTSDHILKAAYEFNDTEAQTDTMQHIDSVKLEGLWTEESLRESNPERRAERTTVRLLDSLIRLAEGHARLMCRSEVQLMDAIIAADLTGILRSNMGIGCPFPTNPKYTYHCRGKEILKTLDLQILKSFL, encoded by the exons aacCCTTAGCAATGTTGcaagattatttaataaaccaTTATTCATCTCGATTagaacaaatattaaatgcTGTGGAAGAATATGCGCATTATCCGATTTATGTGAA TTTTGTATCTTTATTTGAAGCTGATCCTGAAATTGCACAAAAAATCTTGCGCTATCCTAGATATTATTTACCTTTATGTGATGAAGCAGCAATTGAAGCTCAAGAAAAAATAGCCAAAGCACAACAAGTTGTAAAGAAATTG GTTCATATCAGAATTACTGCTGTTCCTATAACAATGCAACACGGACAGATTGGTGAACTAGTTTGTACAAGTGGAATCACAGTTAGAACGTCTCAACCTTCTATcataaaacttaaaaaaaaattcaaatgtaaaaagtgtcaatatgtatctataatcAAG ttTGAATGGGAACGACATATGTTTCAAAGTATTAAGGAATGTCAAGCATGTCATGCGAAGAAGATAGAAACTTTGACAAATTTAGAACCAGATGATTGTTCTGATTAtcaggaaataaaaattcaa gaACAAAATCAAAAGGATACAAACAAGTCTTATATGGTTGGactacaaataattttattggatGATTTAGTTGATAAATGCAGGCCAGGAGATAGTTTAGAGAttag TGGAGTAGTTGTACGTAAATGGGGAACTTTATCAGCTGGACGGCAGGCAGAAGCAACAACACTAATGATAGCGAATAGTATTTCAATACGTCGTAAAATAACTGACATTACATTTTCCAATCAAGAAATGCAAGacatttttaaaagttattgGCAGCAACATGAAAATGATCCTTTGGTTGGAAGAGATAATATACTTGCATCAATTTGTCCTCAA CTATATGGAATGTATACAGTAAAATTAGCATTAGCTGTTGTTTTAGCTGGTGGTGTATCAAAAACAAATGAATCAG gTACACGTGTCAGAGGTGAGCCACATCTTCTTATGATTGGTGATCCCGGAACTGGGAAGTCTCAATTACTTCGTACTGCCTCTAGATTATCAACAACATCTGTTCTTACAACTGGTATTGGCACAACTGCAGCTGGTCTTACAGCTGCTGCTGTCAAA gaTACAGATGGTTGGCATTTAGAAGGTGGTGCTTTGGTATTAGCTGATGGAGGTGTTTGTTGCATTGATGAATTTAATACAATGAGTTCTCATGACAGAGCATGTGTGCATGAAGCTATGGAACAACAAACAATATCAATTGCCAAAGCAGGTTTAGTGAGTACTCTAAATTCTCGATGTACAGTTATTGCTGCTATTAATCCAGATGGAGGACAATTTGTAGATGGTGAAGAATGGAAAACACGTTTGGGAAATCCCCTTTTATCACGATTTGACCTAATCCTTCTTCTCAAAGACAATAAAAATCCAGAATGGGATAAAATGACATCTGATCATATTTTAAAAGCGGCTTATGAATTTAATGATACAGAAGCtcaaac agATACAATGCAACATATAGATTCTGTAAAATTAGAAGGATTATGGACGGAAGAAAGTTTACGCGA ATCGAATCCAGAAAGAAGAGCGGAACGAACTACCGTACGACTTTTAGATAGCTTGATCAG ATTAGCTGAAGGTCATGCAAGATTAATGTGTAGATCAGAGGTACAACTTATGGATGCTATAATTGCAGCAGATTTAACTGGTATTCTTAGAAGTAATATGGGAATTGGATGCCCTTTTCCTACTAATCCAAAATACACATATCATTGCAGAg GAAAGGAGATATTGAAAACTCTTGATTTGCAAATACTAAAATCATTCCTATAA
- the LOC124957950 gene encoding DNA helicase MCM9-like isoform X4 — protein MRTKKIYFRPRIMNKRFTKFLKTKGTLKEPLAMLQDYLINHYSSRLEQILNAVEEYAHYPIYVNFVSLFEADPEIAQKILRYPRYYLPLCDEAAIEAQEKIAKAQQVVKKLVHIRITAVPITMQHGQIGELVCTSGITVRTSQPSIIKLKKKFKCKKCQYVSIIKFEWERHMFQSIKECQACHAKKIETLTNLEPDDCSDYQEIKIQEQNQKDTNKSYMVGLQIILLDDLVDKCRPGDSLEISGVVVRKWGTLSAGRQAEATTLMIANSISIRRKITDITFSNQEMQDIFKSYWQQHENDPLVGRDNILASICPQLYGMYTVKLALAVVLAGGVSKTNESGTRVRGEPHLLMIGDPGTGKSQLLRTASRLSTTSVLTTGIGTTAAGLTAAAVKDTDGWHLEGGALVLADGGVCCIDEFNTMSSHDRACVHEAMEQQTISIAKAGLVSTLNSRCTVIAAINPDGGQFVDGEEWKTRLGNPLLSRFDLILLLKDNKNPEWDKMTSDHILKAAYEFNDTEAQTDTMQHIDSVKLEGLWTEESLRESNPERRAERTTVRLLDSLIRSEVQLMDAIIAADLTGILRSNMGIGCPFPTNPKYTYHCRGKEILKTLDLQILKSFL, from the exons aacCCTTAGCAATGTTGcaagattatttaataaaccaTTATTCATCTCGATTagaacaaatattaaatgcTGTGGAAGAATATGCGCATTATCCGATTTATGTGAA TTTTGTATCTTTATTTGAAGCTGATCCTGAAATTGCACAAAAAATCTTGCGCTATCCTAGATATTATTTACCTTTATGTGATGAAGCAGCAATTGAAGCTCAAGAAAAAATAGCCAAAGCACAACAAGTTGTAAAGAAATTG GTTCATATCAGAATTACTGCTGTTCCTATAACAATGCAACACGGACAGATTGGTGAACTAGTTTGTACAAGTGGAATCACAGTTAGAACGTCTCAACCTTCTATcataaaacttaaaaaaaaattcaaatgtaaaaagtgtcaatatgtatctataatcAAG ttTGAATGGGAACGACATATGTTTCAAAGTATTAAGGAATGTCAAGCATGTCATGCGAAGAAGATAGAAACTTTGACAAATTTAGAACCAGATGATTGTTCTGATTAtcaggaaataaaaattcaa gaACAAAATCAAAAGGATACAAACAAGTCTTATATGGTTGGactacaaataattttattggatGATTTAGTTGATAAATGCAGGCCAGGAGATAGTTTAGAGAttag TGGAGTAGTTGTACGTAAATGGGGAACTTTATCAGCTGGACGGCAGGCAGAAGCAACAACACTAATGATAGCGAATAGTATTTCAATACGTCGTAAAATAACTGACATTACATTTTCCAATCAAGAAATGCAAGacatttttaaaagttattgGCAGCAACATGAAAATGATCCTTTGGTTGGAAGAGATAATATACTTGCATCAATTTGTCCTCAA CTATATGGAATGTATACAGTAAAATTAGCATTAGCTGTTGTTTTAGCTGGTGGTGTATCAAAAACAAATGAATCAG gTACACGTGTCAGAGGTGAGCCACATCTTCTTATGATTGGTGATCCCGGAACTGGGAAGTCTCAATTACTTCGTACTGCCTCTAGATTATCAACAACATCTGTTCTTACAACTGGTATTGGCACAACTGCAGCTGGTCTTACAGCTGCTGCTGTCAAA gaTACAGATGGTTGGCATTTAGAAGGTGGTGCTTTGGTATTAGCTGATGGAGGTGTTTGTTGCATTGATGAATTTAATACAATGAGTTCTCATGACAGAGCATGTGTGCATGAAGCTATGGAACAACAAACAATATCAATTGCCAAAGCAGGTTTAGTGAGTACTCTAAATTCTCGATGTACAGTTATTGCTGCTATTAATCCAGATGGAGGACAATTTGTAGATGGTGAAGAATGGAAAACACGTTTGGGAAATCCCCTTTTATCACGATTTGACCTAATCCTTCTTCTCAAAGACAATAAAAATCCAGAATGGGATAAAATGACATCTGATCATATTTTAAAAGCGGCTTATGAATTTAATGATACAGAAGCtcaaac agATACAATGCAACATATAGATTCTGTAAAATTAGAAGGATTATGGACGGAAGAAAGTTTACGCGA ATCGAATCCAGAAAGAAGAGCGGAACGAACTACCGTACGACTTTTAGATAGCTTGATCAG ATCAGAGGTACAACTTATGGATGCTATAATTGCAGCAGATTTAACTGGTATTCTTAGAAGTAATATGGGAATTGGATGCCCTTTTCCTACTAATCCAAAATACACATATCATTGCAGAg GAAAGGAGATATTGAAAACTCTTGATTTGCAAATACTAAAATCATTCCTATAA
- the LOC124957950 gene encoding DNA helicase MCM9-like isoform X2, translated as MRTKKIYFRPRIMNKRFTKFLKTKGTLKEPLAMLQDYLINHYSSRLEQILNAVEEYAHYPIYVNFVSLFEADPEIAQKILRYPRYYLPLCDEAAIEAQEKIAKAQQVVKKLVHIRITAVPITMQHGQIGELVCTSGITVRTSQPSIIKLKKKFKCKKCQYVSIIKFEWERHMFQSIKECQACHAKKIETLTNLEPDDCSDYQEIKIQEQNQKDTNKSYMVGLQIILLDDLVDKCRPGDSLEISGVVVRKWGTLSAGRQAEATTLMIANSISIRRKITDITFSNQEMQDIFKSYWQQHENDPLVGRDNILASICPQLYGMYTVKLALAVVLAGGVSKTNESGTRVRGEPHLLMIGDPGTGKSQLLRTASRLSTTSVLTTGIGTTAAGLTAAAVKDTDGWHLEGGALVLADGGVCCIDEFNTMSSHDRACVHEAMEQQTISIAKAGLVSTLNSRCTVIAAINPDGGQFVDGEEWKTRLGNPLLSRFDLILLLKDNKNPEWDKMTSDHILKAAYEFNDTEAQTDTMQHIDSVKLEGLWTEESLREYLAHVHTLKPILTLEAEKVLSATYLYHRSNPERRAERTTVRLLDSLIRSEVQLMDAIIAADLTGILRSNMGIGCPFPTNPKYTYHCRGKEILKTLDLQILKSFL; from the exons aacCCTTAGCAATGTTGcaagattatttaataaaccaTTATTCATCTCGATTagaacaaatattaaatgcTGTGGAAGAATATGCGCATTATCCGATTTATGTGAA TTTTGTATCTTTATTTGAAGCTGATCCTGAAATTGCACAAAAAATCTTGCGCTATCCTAGATATTATTTACCTTTATGTGATGAAGCAGCAATTGAAGCTCAAGAAAAAATAGCCAAAGCACAACAAGTTGTAAAGAAATTG GTTCATATCAGAATTACTGCTGTTCCTATAACAATGCAACACGGACAGATTGGTGAACTAGTTTGTACAAGTGGAATCACAGTTAGAACGTCTCAACCTTCTATcataaaacttaaaaaaaaattcaaatgtaaaaagtgtcaatatgtatctataatcAAG ttTGAATGGGAACGACATATGTTTCAAAGTATTAAGGAATGTCAAGCATGTCATGCGAAGAAGATAGAAACTTTGACAAATTTAGAACCAGATGATTGTTCTGATTAtcaggaaataaaaattcaa gaACAAAATCAAAAGGATACAAACAAGTCTTATATGGTTGGactacaaataattttattggatGATTTAGTTGATAAATGCAGGCCAGGAGATAGTTTAGAGAttag TGGAGTAGTTGTACGTAAATGGGGAACTTTATCAGCTGGACGGCAGGCAGAAGCAACAACACTAATGATAGCGAATAGTATTTCAATACGTCGTAAAATAACTGACATTACATTTTCCAATCAAGAAATGCAAGacatttttaaaagttattgGCAGCAACATGAAAATGATCCTTTGGTTGGAAGAGATAATATACTTGCATCAATTTGTCCTCAA CTATATGGAATGTATACAGTAAAATTAGCATTAGCTGTTGTTTTAGCTGGTGGTGTATCAAAAACAAATGAATCAG gTACACGTGTCAGAGGTGAGCCACATCTTCTTATGATTGGTGATCCCGGAACTGGGAAGTCTCAATTACTTCGTACTGCCTCTAGATTATCAACAACATCTGTTCTTACAACTGGTATTGGCACAACTGCAGCTGGTCTTACAGCTGCTGCTGTCAAA gaTACAGATGGTTGGCATTTAGAAGGTGGTGCTTTGGTATTAGCTGATGGAGGTGTTTGTTGCATTGATGAATTTAATACAATGAGTTCTCATGACAGAGCATGTGTGCATGAAGCTATGGAACAACAAACAATATCAATTGCCAAAGCAGGTTTAGTGAGTACTCTAAATTCTCGATGTACAGTTATTGCTGCTATTAATCCAGATGGAGGACAATTTGTAGATGGTGAAGAATGGAAAACACGTTTGGGAAATCCCCTTTTATCACGATTTGACCTAATCCTTCTTCTCAAAGACAATAAAAATCCAGAATGGGATAAAATGACATCTGATCATATTTTAAAAGCGGCTTATGAATTTAATGATACAGAAGCtcaaac agATACAATGCAACATATAGATTCTGTAAAATTAGAAGGATTATGGACGGAAGAAAGTTTACGCGAGTATTTAgcacatgtacatacattgaaACCAATTCTTACACTAGAAGCAGAAAAAGTTCTTAGTGCAACTTATCTTTACCATAGATCGAATCCAGAAAGAAGAGCGGAACGAACTACCGTACGACTTTTAGATAGCTTGATCAG ATCAGAGGTACAACTTATGGATGCTATAATTGCAGCAGATTTAACTGGTATTCTTAGAAGTAATATGGGAATTGGATGCCCTTTTCCTACTAATCCAAAATACACATATCATTGCAGAg GAAAGGAGATATTGAAAACTCTTGATTTGCAAATACTAAAATCATTCCTATAA
- the LOC124957950 gene encoding DNA helicase MCM9-like isoform X6, which produces MQHGQIGELVCTSGITVRTSQPSIIKLKKKFKCKKCQYVSIIKFEWERHMFQSIKECQACHAKKIETLTNLEPDDCSDYQEIKIQEQNQKDTNKSYMVGLQIILLDDLVDKCRPGDSLEISGVVVRKWGTLSAGRQAEATTLMIANSISIRRKITDITFSNQEMQDIFKSYWQQHENDPLVGRDNILASICPQLYGMYTVKLALAVVLAGGVSKTNESGTRVRGEPHLLMIGDPGTGKSQLLRTASRLSTTSVLTTGIGTTAAGLTAAAVKDTDGWHLEGGALVLADGGVCCIDEFNTMSSHDRACVHEAMEQQTISIAKAGLVSTLNSRCTVIAAINPDGGQFVDGEEWKTRLGNPLLSRFDLILLLKDNKNPEWDKMTSDHILKAAYEFNDTEAQTDTMQHIDSVKLEGLWTEESLREYLAHVHTLKPILTLEAEKVLSATYLYHRSNPERRAERTTVRLLDSLIRLAEGHARLMCRSEVQLMDAIIAADLTGILRSNMGIGCPFPTNPKYTYHCRGKEILKTLDLQILKSFL; this is translated from the exons ATGCAACACGGACAGATTGGTGAACTAGTTTGTACAAGTGGAATCACAGTTAGAACGTCTCAACCTTCTATcataaaacttaaaaaaaaattcaaatgtaaaaagtgtcaatatgtatctataatcAAG ttTGAATGGGAACGACATATGTTTCAAAGTATTAAGGAATGTCAAGCATGTCATGCGAAGAAGATAGAAACTTTGACAAATTTAGAACCAGATGATTGTTCTGATTAtcaggaaataaaaattcaa gaACAAAATCAAAAGGATACAAACAAGTCTTATATGGTTGGactacaaataattttattggatGATTTAGTTGATAAATGCAGGCCAGGAGATAGTTTAGAGAttag TGGAGTAGTTGTACGTAAATGGGGAACTTTATCAGCTGGACGGCAGGCAGAAGCAACAACACTAATGATAGCGAATAGTATTTCAATACGTCGTAAAATAACTGACATTACATTTTCCAATCAAGAAATGCAAGacatttttaaaagttattgGCAGCAACATGAAAATGATCCTTTGGTTGGAAGAGATAATATACTTGCATCAATTTGTCCTCAA CTATATGGAATGTATACAGTAAAATTAGCATTAGCTGTTGTTTTAGCTGGTGGTGTATCAAAAACAAATGAATCAG gTACACGTGTCAGAGGTGAGCCACATCTTCTTATGATTGGTGATCCCGGAACTGGGAAGTCTCAATTACTTCGTACTGCCTCTAGATTATCAACAACATCTGTTCTTACAACTGGTATTGGCACAACTGCAGCTGGTCTTACAGCTGCTGCTGTCAAA gaTACAGATGGTTGGCATTTAGAAGGTGGTGCTTTGGTATTAGCTGATGGAGGTGTTTGTTGCATTGATGAATTTAATACAATGAGTTCTCATGACAGAGCATGTGTGCATGAAGCTATGGAACAACAAACAATATCAATTGCCAAAGCAGGTTTAGTGAGTACTCTAAATTCTCGATGTACAGTTATTGCTGCTATTAATCCAGATGGAGGACAATTTGTAGATGGTGAAGAATGGAAAACACGTTTGGGAAATCCCCTTTTATCACGATTTGACCTAATCCTTCTTCTCAAAGACAATAAAAATCCAGAATGGGATAAAATGACATCTGATCATATTTTAAAAGCGGCTTATGAATTTAATGATACAGAAGCtcaaac agATACAATGCAACATATAGATTCTGTAAAATTAGAAGGATTATGGACGGAAGAAAGTTTACGCGAGTATTTAgcacatgtacatacattgaaACCAATTCTTACACTAGAAGCAGAAAAAGTTCTTAGTGCAACTTATCTTTACCATAGATCGAATCCAGAAAGAAGAGCGGAACGAACTACCGTACGACTTTTAGATAGCTTGATCAG ATTAGCTGAAGGTCATGCAAGATTAATGTGTAGATCAGAGGTACAACTTATGGATGCTATAATTGCAGCAGATTTAACTGGTATTCTTAGAAGTAATATGGGAATTGGATGCCCTTTTCCTACTAATCCAAAATACACATATCATTGCAGAg GAAAGGAGATATTGAAAACTCTTGATTTGCAAATACTAAAATCATTCCTATAA